GTAATATGAATTTTTTTTGCTGCTAAAGACAAATTACAACCACACTCGACAATATTCATAAAATAATATAACTGTTGAATATCCATGCTGTTAACCCCTTCTAGCTTCTTTCTTTTAAGAATACTCATACGCTAAATAAAAATCAACATAAAAGCGTTTGTCCGACAAAAAAAGCTACTAAATCCATGACTAATTTAGCAGCTTATACTCTATTTAATTCAAAAGTTTGTGATAATTGGAAAATTAATAATTAAAAATTAAACGAAAGCTCCTTGTCCAGTTAAGTAACGCCCAACAATTAGTGCGTTAATTTCGTGAGTTCCTTCATAAGAGTAAATTGCTTCACCATCAGCGAAGAATCGAGCTACGTCAGTTTCTAATGTAATCCCGTTACCACCACATACTTCACGACCTAAAGCAACTGTTTCTCTCATTCTTAAAGCATTATGCATTTTAGCCAATGCAGAGTTTTCTTCTAAGAATTCACCTTGTTCTTGTAAGTTAGCTAATTGTGCAGAGTAAGCTAATGTTGCGACAACGTTTGCTTCCATACGAGCTAATTTTTCTTGAACTAATTGGAATGAAGAAACTTTTTTACCAAATTGGTCACGCTCTTTAACATATTTAAGTGCAGCTTCTAATGAACCATAAGTCATACCCATTGCTAAATGAGCGATGTCCGCACGTGTTGCGCGTAAAATACGAGCAACATCTTTAAATCCATTAACATTTTCTAAGCGAGTGCTGTCGTCAACTTCAACGTTATCTAAATAGATATGACCATTTTGTACTTCTCTTAAAGCAACTTTATTTTGGATAACATCAACTCTAAGTCCTTTTGAACCACCAGGTACGATGAAACACTTAATTTTGTTATCAGCTGTATCACGAGCAAAAATTGGTAAGATATCAGCAGTGTTTGCTCCACCAATCCAACGTTTTTCTCCGTTGATAACCCATTTGTCGCCTTTTTTCTCAGCAGTTGTTGCAAGTCCACCAGCAATATCTGACCCATGATCTGGTTCAGTTAAACCAAAACATCCTTGCCATTCAAATGACGCCACTTTTGGTGCGTAATGAGCGATTTGTTCTTCACTACCACCCATTAAGATTGTGTTGTAGCATAATCCACCATGAACTGTATAGAATGTTGCGATTGAAGCGTCTAATTTAGCAAGTTCTAAATATAAAAAGGCATTATATAATTCACTTGGTTTACGTTTTCCTTCACGTCCTTCAAATAATAATGGACTGTTCATTACACCAACTTTAGCAATTTCACCAAATGCTTCAAATGGGAATTCAGCTTTTTCCCAGTGCTCATTAATAACTGGTTTTACTTTTTCTTCTAGAACTTTTCGTAAATTTTTAAGAACAGTGAATTCACCTTCAGTCAACCCTCTTGAAAAGGCATACAAATCTAACGGATAAAACTCTTTCAATTCTTCTAAATATGACATGTTGTGTTCCTCCAAAAATTTATTTTTTGTTATTTCCTACTTACAATCAAATAATAATCCGTTTTCACGAACATTGCTACTTAACAAAAATTATGTAAACTATTAGTTTTATTAATACTTTTATAAAGCCTTTACATTATTTAGTTTTTGCTCTTTATTCTATGATAAGAGTTGCCTTTTTTTTAGATTATAATAATTATCAAATAATAACAATTAATTGTAAACGGATTATTTTATGTTATGATAGACATATAAAATAGCATTGGAGGAATAGATAATGAGTTTTGATTTTACAGACAGAGGACAAAAACCAGTAGTAGAAAACGTTGAAGAATGGACCTTGGCAAATGACAATTACCGTACAACTGTATGGACAGGCAAAAAAATGCAAATGACTTTAATGTCCATTCTACCTGGGGATGATATTGGTTTAGAAGTCCACCATGGTATTGACCAATTTTTACGTATTGAAGAAGGAAAAGGGTTATGCAAAATGGGAGATACTGAAGATAATTTAACATTTGTTAAAGAAGTTTCTGATGATGATGCCATTTTTGTTCCAGCAGATATGTGGCATAATGTTGAAAACATTGGTGATAAACCATTAAAACTTTATACTTTATACGCTGGTCCAGATCATTTACCTGGAACCGTTCATCCAACTCATCAAGATGCTATTGATGACCCTAATGAAGACTAAATAATATAAAACAAATGCCACAGCGAGCAACTCACTGTGGCGTGTTTTTTATTAATTTTAAGCAAAAAAAAATAGGCTTAACACCTATATAAAATCAGACACATGGTGGCACCAACTTAGTGCTGCTTCCTTCCAGATCTGACACGCTTCATCGGTCCACCATTGTCCTAGCCATAACGGCATGTATTATTGTACAACATTTTTTAATAGATTACTAGTCTTTTTTGCTTCTTTCTTTCTTTTTCTTATTTCTTTAAAAAAATGGGTTAATATTGTACTACATTCCTCTTCTAAAATTCCTTGTTCGACGTAACACTCATGATTAAAGCGACTATCTTGCAATAAATTCATCAAAGAACCTACTGTGCCACCTTTTGGATCCATCGCTCCAAAATAAACGTTTTCTATCCTCGATAAAAGAATTGCTCCGCTACACATTGGGCAAGGTTCAAGAGTGACAAACAAGTGAGCTTTTTCTAATCGCCAGCTCTCCACTTGTCTGTTTGCTTCTCTTATAGCAATCATTTCGGCATGTGTTGTAGCATCTTGTGAAAATTCACGTACATTATGTCCACGCCCTATGATTTTCCCATCCAAAATAACTACCGCTCCAATAGGAACTTCCCCCATCATATTAGCTTTTTTAGCCTCTAATAAGGCTTCATTCATATAATATTTTTTTTCTTGTTCTGATAATTTATTTAACTTCTCTAACATTTTTTAACCCCTCTATAAAAGATGTTTTTAAACTTTAGTTTTATGTTAGAATAACTTTAACATAAAATAAAGGATGATTTAATTTGAATAGACAACTACTTCAAACTCTTTTTCCTAATGGTTATTTCAACTCAGCGTATCACAAAGAATCAACTAAGTTGATAATTCCTATTGATAATGAATTCTTTTACATTTCAAAACAAGACATCTCACCTAGGGAAGAAACCCTACTAACTGAACTATTAATCAAACAACCCTTAACAAAAAAAATTGGCGGTCATCTTTGGTATGATTATTTATTTAATCAAGCTGAAATCCCTACTTCACCTGACTATTATCGTATCATTCAGATTAAAATAAGAAAAGATTCAGTTAATAAAAAATCTTGGCTTACTCATTTGTCAAAGCTATTTGATTCTATCGTTGATTCGTTTTTTATTGATGAAACGTCCGCTATTTTAATTGAAAAACGAACCTCTGTTTCCTATTCTTTTCAAGATATTAAAGCTATGCTTCTAACTTTGGAAAGTGAATTTTTGATACAAACAACAGCTTTTATTGGTCAATTTTATCAGATCTCTCCAGAATTCATTACCTATTTTAAAGAAGAAAAAATAATTTTTAATAAATTTGTTTATAATTATCATCCAAATGATGTTTTCAGTTTTGAAGATGTCGCATTAGAATATCTAACCAAAAAAGCCATTAAGGAAAGCCCCTTAATGACTAAATTATACACATCGACTATTTTTGATAAAGATACTATTCTAATGATTAAAACATTATGGAATGAAAAAGGTAATATTACCTCCAGTGCCAAGAAGCTCTATACTCATCGAAATACTTTACAATATAAACTTGATAAGTTTTCGGAACAAACAGGTATTTCTCTCAAAAATATGACTGAACTAACGCTATGTTACTTATGGATACTGTCGCTCTAGTTTCTATTATTATTTCCAAATAATAAAAATAGACGTAATACTTGTAAGAGTGATGCTACAGCTGCTGCGACATAAGTTAATGCAGCGGCCGTTAGTACTTTTTTTGCCATAACTAATTCATCATCTTCTAAAATATGATTTTCACTCAATATAGCTAATGCTCGCCGTGAAGCATTGAACTCTACCGGTAAGGTCACAACTTGAAAAAGAAAAGTTAAAGCAAAACACCATAACCCTATCGTCACTAATGCTGGTGTGGCACTAAAAAATATGGCACCAATTAAAATTAATGGAATAGATAGTTTAGCGCCAAAGTTAACGACTGGAACCATCGCAATCCTTAATTTTAATGGAGCATAATGTTTTTGATCTTGAACAGCGTGTCCACATTCATGGGCGGCGACACCAATCGCTGCAACTGACCTTGAATCTGCTACAGTTTGTGATAAACTAAGTATTTTCGTACTTGAATTGTAATTATCCGTCAAGTCTCCTGATATCTGTTGTACACCAACATTATGGATACCAGAGTCTTGTAAAATCAAACGAGCAACATCTGTTGCTGTGTACCCTTTTCTATTCATCACTTTGTCAAATTTTCGGTAAGTGCTATTCACATAACTAGATGCTACCATTGATAATAACATACCAATAATCACCAATATATAGGTGCTATCAAAAAATGGATAAAACATATTTCTATACCCCCTTATTATTGTCTCAATAACATTGTAACAGATTTTATAAAAAACATTTATAAAATAAATCAAATTTAGTAGTAGAAATCCTCTACTTAACAGTGTTTTAATAAATTCTTAATATTCTACATGGGTATTTTTGTTAAGTAGATTTTTTATACAAAATAAGGTATCTTTATAAGGTAAGGTTATTTTGAATCCTAATAACCACGTGACTATTATAAATAAAACTCATATGAAAGGAATACATCTATGCGTGAACTTCTAGATACTCCCACTCAGAGACGACTTCACATACTTGAACAACTTAATGAAGTCTCTAATTGGATTAGCTCTAATGAACTGGCAAAAAGTAATAATGCCTCATTAAGAACGATAAATAATGATGTGAGTTATTTAAAAGAAAATTGGTACCCACATCTACTCATTGAAACATCTAAAAAAAATGGGGTGCGTTTACAAACACAACCCAGTAGTCATATTGAGGTAGTTTATCGATACGTCCTAAAAAATTCAGAAGCTTTTCGTTTAATCGAATCTGTTTTTTTTGACACCACACTTAGTATAGAAAAATGGGGTGAAAAGCTATTTATCAGTGAATCTTCCTTGTATAGAATCACAGGGGATGTTTCAAAATCATTAAAAAAATATGGACTTACTCTCGAAAAAAAACCGTGTCGCGTGATTGGGAAAGATGAGTTTTTTGTTCGATTTTTCTATACAAATTATTTTTTCGAAGCATATCAAATTAATGAGTGGCCTTTTCC
This genomic stretch from Vagococcus sp. CY52-2 harbors:
- a CDS encoding cupin domain-containing protein, producing MSFDFTDRGQKPVVENVEEWTLANDNYRTTVWTGKKMQMTLMSILPGDDIGLEVHHGIDQFLRIEEGKGLCKMGDTEDNLTFVKEVSDDDAIFVPADMWHNVENIGDKPLKLYTLYAGPDHLPGTVHPTHQDAIDDPNED
- the tadA gene encoding tRNA adenosine(34) deaminase TadA → MLEKLNKLSEQEKKYYMNEALLEAKKANMMGEVPIGAVVILDGKIIGRGHNVREFSQDATTHAEMIAIREANRQVESWRLEKAHLFVTLEPCPMCSGAILLSRIENVYFGAMDPKGGTVGSLMNLLQDSRFNHECYVEQGILEEECSTILTHFFKEIRKRKKEAKKTSNLLKNVVQ
- a CDS encoding zinc metallopeptidase; its protein translation is MFYPFFDSTYILVIIGMLLSMVASSYVNSTYRKFDKVMNRKGYTATDVARLILQDSGIHNVGVQQISGDLTDNYNSSTKILSLSQTVADSRSVAAIGVAAHECGHAVQDQKHYAPLKLRIAMVPVVNFGAKLSIPLILIGAIFFSATPALVTIGLWCFALTFLFQVVTLPVEFNASRRALAILSENHILEDDELVMAKKVLTAAALTYVAAAVASLLQVLRLFLLFGNNNRN
- a CDS encoding helix-turn-helix domain-containing protein → MNRQLLQTLFPNGYFNSAYHKESTKLIIPIDNEFFYISKQDISPREETLLTELLIKQPLTKKIGGHLWYDYLFNQAEIPTSPDYYRIIQIKIRKDSVNKKSWLTHLSKLFDSIVDSFFIDETSAILIEKRTSVSYSFQDIKAMLLTLESEFLIQTTAFIGQFYQISPEFITYFKEEKIIFNKFVYNYHPNDVFSFEDVALEYLTKKAIKESPLMTKLYTSTIFDKDTILMIKTLWNEKGNITSSAKKLYTHRNTLQYKLDKFSEQTGISLKNMTELTLCYLWILSL
- a CDS encoding acyl-CoA dehydrogenase family protein, which encodes MSYLEELKEFYPLDLYAFSRGLTEGEFTVLKNLRKVLEEKVKPVINEHWEKAEFPFEAFGEIAKVGVMNSPLLFEGREGKRKPSELYNAFLYLELAKLDASIATFYTVHGGLCYNTILMGGSEEQIAHYAPKVASFEWQGCFGLTEPDHGSDIAGGLATTAEKKGDKWVINGEKRWIGGANTADILPIFARDTADNKIKCFIVPGGSKGLRVDVIQNKVALREVQNGHIYLDNVEVDDSTRLENVNGFKDVARILRATRADIAHLAMGMTYGSLEAALKYVKERDQFGKKVSSFQLVQEKLARMEANVVATLAYSAQLANLQEQGEFLEENSALAKMHNALRMRETVALGREVCGGNGITLETDVARFFADGEAIYSYEGTHEINALIVGRYLTGQGAFV